In a single window of the Myxococcales bacterium genome:
- the purS gene encoding phosphoribosylformylglycinamidine synthase subunit PurS, producing the protein MLAKVYVTLKKGVHDPQGEAVHRTLESMGYKGVSGVRIGKYIEVKLANSQREEAEAKLAEMCEKLLANTVIESYRIEIVE; encoded by the coding sequence ATGCTAGCGAAGGTTTACGTCACGCTTAAAAAGGGAGTTCATGATCCTCAGGGCGAGGCCGTTCACAGGACGCTCGAGTCTATGGGATATAAGGGGGTCAGCGGAGTGAGGATAGGCAAGTATATAGAGGTGAAACTGGCCAATTCGCAGAGGGAAGAGGCAGAGGCTAAACTTGCGGAGATGTGCGAGAAGCTCTTGGCCAATACTGTGATAGAGAGCTACCGAATAGAGATTGTCGAGTGA
- the purQ gene encoding phosphoribosylformylglycinamidine synthase subunit PurQ — protein MNFGIIVFPGSNCDDDCYHVIKHLLGHDAKFVWHKETDLSGYDCIILPGGFSYGDYLRSGAMAACSPVMNSIREFADKGGLVMGICNGFQVLQEASLLPGALMRNASLKFVCKEIHVRVERNDLPFTNSCAIGDVLKIPIAHMDGNFTADKKLMQRLEDKGQILFRYCSPDGKVGGDANPNGSEGSVAGVINEKGNVCGLMPHPERCSESILGNSDGIKLFKSMLAALERGGAR, from the coding sequence GTGAATTTTGGTATAATTGTTTTTCCAGGAAGCAACTGCGACGACGACTGCTATCACGTGATCAAACATCTGCTCGGTCATGACGCAAAGTTCGTGTGGCACAAGGAGACTGATCTAAGCGGCTATGACTGCATAATCCTTCCAGGCGGCTTTTCTTACGGCGACTATTTGAGGTCGGGAGCGATGGCGGCATGTTCTCCTGTTATGAACAGCATCAGGGAGTTTGCCGACAAGGGCGGCCTTGTGATGGGGATATGCAACGGCTTTCAAGTACTTCAGGAAGCTTCTCTGTTGCCCGGCGCCCTGATGAGGAATGCCTCGCTTAAGTTCGTATGCAAAGAGATCCACGTGAGGGTGGAAAGAAACGATCTGCCATTTACGAATTCCTGTGCGATAGGAGATGTTCTTAAAATTCCGATTGCCCACATGGACGGCAATTTTACGGCGGACAAAAAACTTATGCAGCGCCTGGAGGATAAGGGGCAAATTCTTTTCAGGTATTGCTCTCCAGATGGAAAGGTCGGGGGCGATGCGAACCCAAACGGATCCGAAGGGTCGGTGGCCGGGGTGATAAATGAAAAGGGCAACGTCTGTGGCCTCATGCCGCATCCGGAACGTTGCAGCGAATCGATCCTTGGCAATTCCGATGGCATTAAACTTTTCAAATCGATGCTGGCTGCGCTCGAGAGAGGGGGCGCGAGATGA
- the purL gene encoding phosphoribosylformylglycinamidine synthase subunit PurL translates to MKNEPIITPEVVAEHGLKPDEYKRVQEVLGRDPNYTELGIFSVMWSEHCSYKSSKVYLKTLPTEGPQVLQGPGENAGVVDIGDGQAACFKMESHNHPSFIEPYQGAATGVGGILRDIFTMGARPIANMNSLRFGKASHPRTPYLVRGVVAGIGGYGNTMGIPTVGGEVAFDECYDGNILVNAFTLGIMDSEKIFLGKASGVGNPVIYVGSKTGRDGIHGATMASDVFGEGQEERRPTVQVGDPFTEKLLLEACLELMKTDAIVGIQDMGAAGLTCSSFEMADRAGSGMDLDLDRVPQREEGMSAYELMLSESQERMLIVAKQGRESDVREIFEKWGLDVAVIGKVTDSGHVRIHHGGKIVAEIPVAPIVHQAPLYERPVQEPPWQKEVQKLDPASVPVPSDMNEVLAKLIASPNLCCRKWVWEQYDHMVRTNSVVIPGSDAAVVRIKGTKKAIAISTDCNSRYCYLDPYMGTVLAVAESARNLSCAGAVPLAITNCLNFGNPENPHIMWQFRQAIAGLTDACKQFGTPITGGNVSFYNETKEQAIYPTPTIGMVGLIDDVDRHCTQWWKDDGDIIILLGRNTDDLGGSEYLKAIHDRVAGRTPLLDFDKEKAVQNACRTGIRRGLVKSAHDISEGGLAVALAESSISRPDGMIGAKVQIEGDMRIDALLFGEAASRIVLSVDPSNADQVISIARELGAAAVKIGVVGGAKLEINDCISSDLGSLYQAWCATIPAIVGEKI, encoded by the coding sequence ATGAAAAATGAACCGATAATTACACCTGAAGTCGTAGCTGAACACGGTCTGAAGCCGGACGAATACAAGCGAGTCCAGGAAGTTCTGGGGCGCGATCCAAATTACACCGAGCTGGGAATATTTTCGGTGATGTGGTCGGAGCATTGCTCCTATAAGAGCTCTAAAGTTTATCTGAAAACCCTTCCGACTGAGGGGCCTCAGGTTTTGCAGGGGCCGGGAGAAAACGCCGGAGTGGTTGACATAGGCGATGGCCAGGCAGCCTGCTTCAAGATGGAAAGCCACAATCATCCTTCGTTCATAGAGCCTTACCAGGGTGCTGCCACTGGCGTCGGTGGAATTCTTCGAGATATCTTCACGATGGGAGCCAGGCCGATAGCCAACATGAACAGCTTGCGCTTTGGGAAGGCATCCCATCCCAGGACACCGTACCTGGTGAGGGGGGTCGTGGCGGGGATCGGCGGTTATGGAAATACAATGGGAATCCCAACGGTCGGCGGTGAGGTTGCCTTTGACGAATGCTACGACGGGAATATTCTGGTGAACGCATTTACACTGGGCATCATGGATTCGGAGAAAATTTTTCTGGGCAAGGCCAGCGGTGTGGGCAATCCCGTGATCTACGTCGGTTCCAAGACCGGAAGGGATGGCATCCACGGCGCGACGATGGCGTCCGATGTATTTGGCGAAGGGCAGGAAGAGCGTCGTCCCACAGTTCAGGTAGGTGACCCATTCACCGAAAAACTCCTCCTCGAGGCATGTCTCGAGCTGATGAAAACAGACGCGATAGTTGGAATTCAGGATATGGGCGCAGCGGGGCTCACCTGTTCTTCCTTTGAGATGGCCGACAGGGCTGGCTCCGGTATGGATCTTGATCTCGACCGGGTCCCACAGCGCGAGGAAGGGATGAGCGCATACGAGCTCATGCTTTCGGAGTCGCAGGAAAGGATGCTGATAGTTGCAAAACAGGGGCGCGAGTCGGATGTCCGCGAGATATTTGAGAAGTGGGGGCTCGATGTCGCAGTGATCGGAAAAGTTACCGACAGCGGTCATGTTCGCATACATCATGGCGGAAAAATAGTAGCTGAAATCCCGGTGGCCCCGATAGTTCATCAGGCTCCTCTCTATGAGCGGCCGGTGCAGGAGCCCCCCTGGCAAAAAGAGGTCCAAAAGCTGGATCCTGCCTCTGTGCCAGTTCCTTCTGACATGAACGAAGTTCTCGCCAAGTTGATTGCTTCACCGAATCTCTGCTGCAGGAAATGGGTTTGGGAACAGTACGATCATATGGTGAGGACGAACTCGGTGGTTATCCCTGGTTCGGATGCGGCGGTAGTTAGGATAAAAGGAACGAAAAAGGCCATCGCCATTTCAACCGATTGCAACAGCAGGTATTGTTATCTTGATCCCTATATGGGGACGGTTCTAGCGGTGGCCGAATCAGCAAGAAATCTTTCCTGTGCCGGAGCTGTTCCTCTGGCCATTACAAACTGCCTCAACTTCGGCAATCCTGAAAATCCCCACATCATGTGGCAGTTCAGGCAGGCGATCGCCGGGCTTACCGATGCCTGCAAGCAGTTCGGCACTCCGATAACCGGAGGCAACGTGAGCTTCTACAACGAGACGAAGGAACAGGCAATCTATCCGACTCCAACCATAGGGATGGTGGGGCTTATAGACGACGTCGATCGTCACTGTACGCAGTGGTGGAAAGACGATGGCGATATCATAATCCTGCTAGGCAGAAACACCGACGACCTCGGAGGAAGCGAATACCTGAAGGCCATCCACGATCGAGTCGCTGGTAGGACTCCGCTCCTGGATTTCGACAAGGAGAAGGCTGTCCAAAATGCCTGCAGAACCGGGATACGCAGGGGGCTCGTAAAATCGGCCCACGATATTTCGGAGGGCGGTCTGGCGGTGGCTCTGGCGGAATCTTCGATCAGCAGGCCCGATGGGATGATAGGCGCAAAGGTGCAAATAGAGGGAGATATGCGCATCGATGCGCTTCTCTTCGGAGAGGCGGCGTCGCGCATCGTACTTTCAGTCGATCCATCAAATGCCGACCAGGTTATATCCATCGCTAGGGAACTTGGTGCCGCAGCGGTGAAAATCGGAGTGGTGGGTGGAGCCAAACTGGAGATCAACGATTGCATATCATCCGATCTCGGCAGCCTCTATCAGGCTTGGTGTGCGACGATTCCGGCGATAGTCGGGGAAAAGATTTGA